GAAGCGCGTGCGCTGCAAGCGCTGGTGGCCCGGTACGCAGGCCAGTTCAGCGCTCACATCGACCTGCACGAAACCACCGACAGCGATGAAGCCGAATTCCGCCCGGCGCTGGCCGCACGCGACGGCAAGGCCTTCGAGCCCGGCAGCATCCCCGACGGCTTCTACGTCGTGGACGACACCGAAGCCCCCTGCCCCGAGCTGCAGCAGGCGGTGGTCGCGGCCGTCGCGCGCGTCACGCACATTGCCCCAGCAGATGAACACGGCGAAATCATCAAAAGCCCGGTGGTGGCGCCGGGCGTGATCCGCTACAAGCTGCGCGAATGGGGGCTGTGCGCCAGCGTGAGCGGCGCGCCGCTCACCTGCACCACCGAGGTCTACCCCGACAGCGCGCGCACCAGCCCCGCAGAATGCGTGGCCGCACAGGTGGCGGCGGTGTGCGCGGTGCTTGAATTCATCCTGGCGGCCTAATGCGCCGCCCGCCCTGCCCCGAGGTATTGCCATGACGCCCGACCCCACGCCTTCCCCCGACATCGACCCGCAGGAATCCGCCGAATGGCGCGAGGCGTTCGCCGCGCTGATCGCCACGCAAGGGCCCGAGCGCGCACGCTTCATCCTCGACGAGCTGGTGCGCAGCGCGCACGCGCGGCAGATCGGCTGGCAGCCGGATCTGAACACACCCTACGTCAACACCATCGCCGCGCAGGCGCAGCCGGTCTTCCCCGGCGACCTGGCGGTGGAAGAGCGCCTGGGCTCGCTCATGCGCTGGAACGCGCTGGCCATGGTGGTGCGCGCCAACCAAGCCTATGGGGAACTCGGCGGGCACATCGCCAGCTACGCCAGCGCAGCCGATTTGTTCGAGGTGGGTTTCAACCACTTCTTTCATGCGCGCGAGGGCCTGGGCGCGGGCCAGCACCGCGGCGACCTGGTGTTCTTCCAGCCGCACAGCGCGCCCGGCGTGTACGCGCGCGCCTTTCTCGAAGGCTTCTTGAGCGAGGACGACCTGCTGCACTTTCGCCAGGAGATCACCGCGCCGCAGGAGGGCGCGCGCGGCCTGTGCAGCTATCCGCACCCGTGGTCCATGCCGGACTTCTGGCAGTTTCCCACCGGCTCGATGGGCCTGGGGCCGATCAGCAGCATCTACCACGCACGCTTCATGCATTACCTGAGCGACCGCGGGCTGCTGAACTGCCACGGCAGAAAGGTCTGGGGCGTGTTCGGCGACGGCGAGATGGACGAACCCGAGAGCACCAGCGCGCTCACGCTGGCCGCGCGCGAGCGCCTGGACAACCTGGTGTGGGTGGTCAACTGCAACCTGCAGCGCCTGGACGGCCCGGTGCGCGGCAACGGGCGCATCGTCGACGAGCTGGAGCGCCTGTTCACCGGCAGCGGCTGGAACGTCATCAAGCTGATGTGGGGCAGCGACTGGGACGGGCTGTTCGCGCGCGACGTGACCGGCACGCTGGTGCGCACCCTGGGCGAGACGGTGGACGGCCAGATGCAGACCTTCGCCGCCAAGGACGGGCGCTACAACCGCGAGCACTTCTTCGGCCAGCACCCCGAACTGGCGGCCCTGGCCCAGGGCATGACGGACGAGCAGATTGACCGCCTCAAGCGCGGCGGCCATGACCTGGTGAAAATCCACGCCGCCTACGCGGCTGCCGCCGCGCACAAGGGCCAGCCCACCGTCATCCTGGCGCTGACCAAGAAGGGCTACGGCATGGGCGCGGCGGGCCAGGGCAAGATGACCACGCACAGCCAGAAGAAGCTGGACGAGGCGGCGCTGATCGAGTTTCGCAACCGCTTCAATCTGCCTTTGAGCGACGAGGAAGCGGTGAACCTGCGCTTTCTCAAACCCGCAGACGACAGCCCCGAGATGCGCTACCTGCGCGCGCACCGCGAAAAGCTCGGCGGCCACCTGCCCCGGCGCCAGACGGCGTGCGAGCCGCTGCCCGTGCCACCCATGGACCAGTGGGCCAGATTCGCGCTCAACGCCCAGGGCAAGGAGATGAGCACCACCATGGCCTTCGTGCGCATGCTGGGCGCGCTGCTCAAGGATGCGCAACTTGGCGCGCGCGTCGTTCCCATCGTTGCCGACGAGGCGCGCACCTTCGGCATGGCCAATCTGTTCAAGCAAGTCGGCATCTACAGCGACGTCGGCCAGCGCTACGCGCCCGAGGACATCGGCTCCATCCTGAGCTACCGCGAGGCACGCGACGGCCAGATCCTGGAAGAAGGCATCAGCGAAGCCGGGGCGCTGGCGAGCTGGACGGCGGCGGCCACCAGCTACAGCGTGCATGGCCTGGCGATGCTGCCCTTCTACATCTACTACTCGATGTTCGGCTTTCAGCGCGTGGGCGACCTGATCTGGGCCGCCGCCGACCAGCGCGCGCGCGGCTTTTTGCTCGGCGCCACCAGCGGGCGCACCACGCTCGCGGGCGAGGGCTTGCAGCACCAGGACGGCAGCAGCCACCTGGTGGCCAGCACGGTGCCCAACTGCAAGGCCTACGACCCGGCGTTTGCCGGCGAGCTGGCCGTCATCGTGCACCACGGCATGCAGGAGATGCTGGCCGAGCAGCGCGACGTCTTCTACTACCTCACGCTGATGAACGAGAACTACGCCCAGCCCGACCTGCCCGACGAGGCACACGCGGGCGTGGTGCGTGGATGCTATGTATTCAAGAGCTGCTCGCGCTTGCCCGATGGGCGCGATAGCCCGATTTCATTCAAAAACCAGGCAACGCTCATGGCCTCGGGGGCGATCTTGCCCGAGGCGCTCAAGGCGGCCGAGCTGCTGGCGGGCGAGGGGATAGGCGCCAGCGTGGTCAGCGTCACGAGCTGGAGCGAGCTTGCGCGCGACGGCCGCGCGTGTCTGGAGAGCGGCGCCACGCCCTGGCTTGCGCAGGTGCTGGCGCAAACCCAAGGCCCGATCATCGCCGCCAGCGACTACGTGAGCAGCGTGCCCGAGA
The DNA window shown above is from Comamonas sp. NLF-1-9 and carries:
- the mdeB gene encoding alpha-ketoglutarate dehydrogenase, yielding MTPDPTPSPDIDPQESAEWREAFAALIATQGPERARFILDELVRSAHARQIGWQPDLNTPYVNTIAAQAQPVFPGDLAVEERLGSLMRWNALAMVVRANQAYGELGGHIASYASAADLFEVGFNHFFHAREGLGAGQHRGDLVFFQPHSAPGVYARAFLEGFLSEDDLLHFRQEITAPQEGARGLCSYPHPWSMPDFWQFPTGSMGLGPISSIYHARFMHYLSDRGLLNCHGRKVWGVFGDGEMDEPESTSALTLAARERLDNLVWVVNCNLQRLDGPVRGNGRIVDELERLFTGSGWNVIKLMWGSDWDGLFARDVTGTLVRTLGETVDGQMQTFAAKDGRYNREHFFGQHPELAALAQGMTDEQIDRLKRGGHDLVKIHAAYAAAAAHKGQPTVILALTKKGYGMGAAGQGKMTTHSQKKLDEAALIEFRNRFNLPLSDEEAVNLRFLKPADDSPEMRYLRAHREKLGGHLPRRQTACEPLPVPPMDQWARFALNAQGKEMSTTMAFVRMLGALLKDAQLGARVVPIVADEARTFGMANLFKQVGIYSDVGQRYAPEDIGSILSYREARDGQILEEGISEAGALASWTAAATSYSVHGLAMLPFYIYYSMFGFQRVGDLIWAAADQRARGFLLGATSGRTTLAGEGLQHQDGSSHLVASTVPNCKAYDPAFAGELAVIVHHGMQEMLAEQRDVFYYLTLMNENYAQPDLPDEAHAGVVRGCYVFKSCSRLPDGRDSPISFKNQATLMASGAILPEALKAAELLAGEGIGASVVSVTSWSELARDGRACLESGATPWLAQVLAQTQGPIIAASDYVSSVPESVRAHVPAGRGYRTLGTDGFGRSDTRAALRAHFGVDAAHMADAVRQML
- a CDS encoding M14 family metallocarboxypeptidase — protein: MSTAPHFYPIGTPGQPWGPAEIAAWRARQRRQRSYADEVLRAVLRPRAGLSCLPYGEIVHGNARYPVHALASSDWQAGRPTLLVTGGVHGYETSGVRGALAFADAQAPRCAGRANLLIVPCVSPWGWEYIQRWNHDAVDPNRSFRANSPAQEARALQALVARYAGQFSAHIDLHETTDSDEAEFRPALAARDGKAFEPGSIPDGFYVVDDTEAPCPELQQAVVAAVARVTHIAPADEHGEIIKSPVVAPGVIRYKLREWGLCASVSGAPLTCTTEVYPDSARTSPAECVAAQVAAVCAVLEFILAA